CGGCAACGGGAAAAGCATGACCGGCAGCAGGAGATACTCGACCGCCAGGAAGACGAGCGGGTGCGCCGCGAGGAAGTGCGCGAGCGCATTTGGGAAGAAAAAAGGGAGCGCGCTGACCGGGAACGGGAGCAGGCTGACCGCCGCCGCGAGCAGGACGACGCCCTGGTGGACCAGCTGCTGAAAGACGGCCTGATTAAGGACAAAGACAATTTCCAGCTTCGGCTCACGGCCAGCAGCCTCACCGTGAACGGCAAAGAGCAGCCGCAGAAGGTGTTTCAGAAATACCTAAAGCTGTACGAAGCCACCCACCCCGGCCGCAAAATGGGCCCCACCGGGTCGATGACAATCAACCGCAACGGTAGCCAGTCGACGTTCCGCGACAGCGACGGCTCGCGCGCACCGCGCCCGCCCCGGCCGCCCCGCGCCCCGCAGGCCCCCGGCGCGATGATGGCGCCGCCGGCCCCCATGGCCCCGCCGGCACCCATGTCGCCCCCGCCGCCGCCCGCGCCACCCCGCGTCGACTCGGAGGCGTTGCGAAGCGAGCTGCGCAAAGACGGCCTGATTGGCGCCGACGACAAAAGCTTTCAGCTGCAGCTCAACGCGGCGGGCCTGACGGTGAACGGCAAGGCCCAATCGGCCGAGGCGGCTGCGAAATACCGCAAGCTGCTGGGCCACGAAAAGGGCACGTATAACATGACGTTTTCCAACGATTAGGTCGTTACCACTCAGTAACAACGAGCCGGCTTCCCGCGCGGGAAGCCGGCTCGTTGCTGTCTGGAGAGTGGGCAATACCGAATTATTCGCTTGAAATAAGCAACTCTCGGCCCCGGGCCCGCATCTCTTGGCCTCCCCGAGCCAAATAATCGGGGTTATCTATGCTTCGTTTTTTACTGTGTGGTTGGTTGGTGTTGTGGGGGGGCGTTGCTCTGGGCCAGGAAAAACCAGCGCCGGCTGCTACCTCGGCCACTACCCCCGCGCCCAAGCGCCAGTTGCAGGCCATGCGCATCAGCACCCCGCCCAAGCTCGACGGCGTGCTCGACGAGGCCGTGTGGCAGTCGGCACCCGTGGCCACGCAGTTTACCGAGCTGGAACCCACGCCGGGCCGCCCCGAAAAATACCCCACCGAGGTGCGCGTGCTCTACGACGACAACGCCATTTACGTGGGCGCCACGATGCACGACATGGCGCAGGACTCGATTTTGCGCGAGCTCAGCAACCGCGACAACATTGGCAATTCGGACTGGTTCGGGGTGTTTGTGGATACGTATAATGACCACCTCAACGGCTACGAGTTCATCGTGACCTCGGGCGGGGTGCAGGTTGACATGCGCCAGTCGCCGGCCAACGGCGAAGATGGCTCCTGGAACGCCGTGTGGGACTCGCGCACCGCCCTGCACGGCACCGACTGGGTAGCCGAGCTGCGCATTCCGTACTCCGCCATTCGCTTCAGCAAAGCCCCGGAGCAGGTGTGGGGGCTCAATTTTGGGCGGCAGCGGCGGGCCAGCCGGCAGAAGTTTTTCTGGAACGAGGTGAAGCCCCAGGTGAGCGGCTTTGTGAACCAGTGGGGCGAGCTGACCGGGCTGAAGGACCTGAAGCCGCCGCTGCGCCTCTCGCTCACGCCCTACGTGAGCGCCTACGTCAACCATTACCCCTTCAACGAGCAGGGCAAGCAGAACACCACCACCAGCTTCAACGGCGGGGCCGACGTGAAGTGGGGCATCAACGAAAGCTTCACCCTCGATGCCACGCTGGTGCCCGACTTCGGGCAGGTGCAGAGCGACAACCAGGTGCTCAACCTCTCGCCCTTCGAGGTGCAGTACAACGAAAACCGGGCGTTTTTCACCGAAGGCACCGAGCTGTTCAACAAAGGCAATCTGTTTTATTCCCGAAGGGTAGGGGCCACGCCCATTGGCTTTGGTGGCGTGAGCGGGCAGCTGCGCACCGGTGCCCGGCAGTTGGACGGCAGCCGCACGGGCGGCGAATTCATTGTGCAGAACCCGGGCGTGACGCGCCTGCTCAATGCCACCAAGGTATCGGGCCGTACCAGCAAGGGGCTGGGCATTGGCGTGTTCAATGCCATCAGCAACGACGTGTACGCCACGGTGCAGGACAGCACCAGCGGCGCCCGCCGCGACGTGCTGACCCAGCCGTTTTCTAACTACAACATCGTGGTGCTGGACCAGAGCCTAAAGAATAATTCCTACGTCTCGCTCATCAACACCAACGTGACGCGCGCCGGCCAGACCTACGACGCCAACGTGACCAGTGCTTTGTTTCGCCTCGCCAACCAGAAGAATACCTACGCCGTGAACGGGGGCGTGGTGTATTCGAACCGCCGCGGCAAGGTCTTTGGCCGCAACGAGGAAGTAGCTGACCGCGACGGCTACAAGTACTACGTGGGCTTCAACAAAATCTCGGGCAACTTCACCTGGGGCGCCGACCACGGCATCGAGTCGCACAGCTACAACCCCAACGACCTGGGCCTGCTCTTCGGCAACAACAACATCTCGCAGAGCCTCTACGCCAACTACCGCATCTACAAGCCGTTTTGGAAGGTGAACCGGCTGAGCACCTACGCCAGCCTGAGCTACTCGCTGCTGGAGCAACCCGCGCTGTACCAGGACCTGGGATTTTACGCGGGCGGCAACACCACCTTCACCAAGAAATTTCTCAGCGTGGGAGTCGATTTTTCGGCCATCCCCACCACCCGCGACTACTACGACCCGCGCCGCGCGCCCCTGGGCCGCTACTACGTGCGCAAGCCCGCCAACACCGGCCTGAGCGGCTTCATCTCTTCTGATTATCGCAAGAAATTCGCTTACGACATCAGTGGCGGTGTGCGGCTGTTTGCCGCCGACGGCAACCGTACCGGCCGCTACTCCATGTCGCTCACCCTGAGCCCGCGCTACCGCGTGAACAACCAGCTCAGCTTCATCTACGCGCTGAGCATGGAGCGCAACCAGAACCAGATTGGCTACGCCGGCGGCCTCGACGGCAGCCTGCCCTACGACAACGGCTTCCTCACCAGCTTCGGCGGCGATGCGGGCGACGTGCTGCTGGGCCGCCGCAATGTGACCACCTTCACCAATACGGCCTCCGGCACCTACACCTTCACCAACCGCATGTCGTTCAACATCCGGCTGCGCCACTACGTGAGCAACGTGCACTACCGCGACTTCTCGCGCCTGCACCCCGACGGCCTGGAAACGCCCGAGCCCGCCTACGCCCGCAACCGCGACAACACCTTCAACGCCTTCAACATCGACGCCGTGTACTCGTGGTGGTTTGCGCCGGGCTCGCAGGTCAGCATCGTGTGGAAAAACGCCAGCGCGTCTTTCTTTGAAGCCAACGCCGCCACCCCGCTCTACTTCGACAACCTGAACAACACCATCAACACGCCGCACAACAACAACGTGTCCATCAAGGTGCTGTACTACCTGGACTACCTGGCGCTGCGGCCCCGGCGCAGCTAGTCCGCGTGCCCCGGATGCCCGCTCAGGCAATGCCGGGGACTTATTTCAGGGTCGTCATTTTATCAGCCAGCTTCACGGCTTCGTAGAGGTTCACGATGCCGCCGGTGCGCGAGAGCGTGGCAAAATCGACCAGCTGCTTGGTGCCGGGCTTGTACACCTGCGTGTGGTACGGCACCGCCGACTGCATGATGACCTGCTTGAGCTGCGTGGCGGTGAGCTGCGGAAAGTAGGCCTTGAGCACCGCCGCCACCCCAGCCACCACCGGCGCCGCCATGCTCGTGCCGCTGAAGGTGGAGTAGGTGTTGGCCGGCGTGGAGGAATAAATATCCACGCCCGGCGCAAACAGGTCCACCGTCTGCTGGCCGTAGTTGGAGAAGGTGGCCGTCAGGGCCGGGGTGTTGAGGCGGCTGCTGGCGCCCACGGTCAGCTGGTTCGGAATGTCCTGGCCGTTGAGGTAGCGGTAGGAGGGGAAGTTCTGCTCCTTGTCGGTGTTGAGGCTGCTGTTGCCGGCGGCGTGCACCAGCAGCACGCCCTTCTGGTCGGCATACTGCATGGCCGCGTCCACCAGCTCCTTATTCGGCGAAAAGTCCTTGCCGAAGCTCATGCTGATAATCTGTGCGCCGTTGTCGACGGCGTAGCGAATGGCGTTGGCCACGTCCTTGTCGCGCTCGTCGCCGCTGGGCGTGGAGCGCACGCTCATGATGCGCACCGTGGCCGGGGCCACGCCGTCGGCCCCGAGCTGGTTGCCGCGCACCCCCGCAATGATGCCCGCGCAGTGCGTGCCGTGGCTGGCGTCGGGCCCCTGCGAGTCGGGGTTGCCGTAGCCGGTTTCGGTGAGGTTGTTCACGTCGTCGCCCACCAGCGGGCGCGGGTCGTAGGCCGGGTTGAGGCTTTTTTCGACGCGGTTGCGAGAGCGTTCCAATGCATGGTTCAGCGACTTCAGCGCCTCGTCGGCACTGTCGAACTGGTTACGCCGCAAAAAGGCGTACAGCGACGGCGCGCTCGGCACGTCGGGCCGCGTTACCATGGCCCGCCGCAGCACGGCCGTGTCCAGCACCTCCACGTTCAGGGCCTGCTTTATTTTCTGAAAGGAAAACGTGTTGCTGGCGAAGGCCTCCTTCAGGTAGGCCAACTCCTTGTTTTCGGCGTCCAGGTCTTTCTCAAAGGACTTTTTGGCCCGCAGGTACTGGTCGAATTTCGCCTGGTCTTCGGGCGAGAGCTTTTTGCGCTTGGCGCCTTCAAACTGGGCCCGGTACTGCGCCACGATGCGCGTTTGCTCCAGCGTTTCCACGGCAATGTTCTGGCCGTCTTTGCCGCCGAGGAAGTTCCAGCCGCGCACGTCGTCCACGTAGCCGTTTTTGTCGTCGTCGAGGCCGTTGCCGGCCACTTCGGAGGGCTTGCGCCACAAGATGGGCTTCAGGTCCTGGTGGGTCGAGTCGATGCCCGAGTCAATGACGGCCACGAGCACCGGCGCGGGGGTGCGGTTGGCCAGCAGTTCCCGGTAGGCGCGGTCGGCGCTGATGCCGGGCACGCCGTCGGCCTGCAGGTCGAGGTGCTGCCAGCGGCGCATGGCTTCGCCGGTCTGGGCGCGGCTGCTAAAGGCCGTGAGCGTGAGCAGGCCCAGCAGGGCCAAGTGAGAATAGGACGAACGAGTAGCAAACGCCATAAAAACCAGAACGAGCGTGGTGAGAAAGGAAAATCAGGGCCGATACTACGACGTGGCGAAGCTATTGGCAAACAACCGCAAGGGCAGGCCCAAAAAGTAACCGCGAAGCAAGTGCCCAATGGGCCACACGCATCTTCCTTAAAAAGACGCTTTCCAGGCAAATACAGCCAGAAAAGGCGAGGAATCGCCACAGAATTTCGCTCACCTGCGGCCGTAAGCGGACAACTGCCCGGAAGCGGACAGATTTTTATTAGCCAGCAAAACTTGACGGCTAGATAATTTATTGTAATTCAATAGATTAAAAGTTTGGCACGCGAATAGAATTACCCTAATTACCCTTGGGCGGCAGTTGCTCAAAACCGGACATGAGCCACTGCTGGCTTCGGCTTCTCAGGGGCCGTCTTTTAACTCTCTTTCACAATTTTTTCTGCAAAAACCATGAAAACCCTCTTCAGCTTCTGCCCCGTTCAATTTGCCACCCGTATTTCGGCCGCTACGCCCAGCGCCGGCCTCGTGCTCGCTGGCGCTATGGTTCTGCTCGGCATGGGCGTGGCCCAGCCCGCTGCTGCCCAAACGCTGGCCCAGGAGCCGGTGCAGGTGAGCCAGCCCGATAGCGAAAGCCTGCGCGTTCGCATCAGCAACCCCGCCCAAAAGTCCATCGTGCTGCGCGTGGTGCACCTCGATAACGGCCGCTGGGTGCTGAACGAAACCCACAAGGTGCCCGCCTACGGCACGCGCCTGCGCTTCAACGATTTGCCCACGGGCCGCTACGCCGTGATGCTGCAGGTGGGCCCCGAGCGCTACCGCTACACCGTGGACGTGGACGGCCAAAAGCCCGGCGCCTCCACCATTGCCGTGCGCGAGCTCACCACGCGCCGCGTCGAAAACGTGGTGGCTAGCGCGGGGATGTAGGGCCCGCGCCGCCGCCCGTCAGGTCCAGCAGCTCCGTGGCCGCTGCGAAGGGGGTTACCCTTCCGGCGGCCACGTCGGCTTGCAGGGCCGGCAGGCGGGCGCGCACGGCGGCATCGGCGTAAAAGCGCGTTTCCAGTTCTTGGGCGATGCTTTGGTGCAGCCACTGCAGCTGCTGCTGTTGGCGCCGCCGCTGGAAGTAGCCCGATGGCTGCGTGGCCGCGGCGTAGGTTTCGATGGCCTGCCACACCTCGGCCAGCCCGGTGCCGCTCACGGCCGAGGTGAGCAGCACCGGCGGCACCTGCCCCGATGGCGCCGCCGGAAACAGGTGCAGCGCGCTCTGGTAATCGACTTTGGCGCGGCGGGCGGCTTGCTCGTTGCCTTGGTCGGCTTTGGTGATGCACAAGGCGTCGGCCATTTCCATGATGCCGCGCTTCATGCCCTGCAGCTCGTCGCCGGCGCCGGCCAGCAGCAGCAGCAGGAAAAAATCGACCATGCCGTGCACGGCGGTTTCGGACTGGCCCACGCCCACGGTTTCGACGAAAATGACGTCGTGGCCGGCGGCTTCGCACAGCAGCATGGCCTCGCGGGTGGCGCGGGCCACGCCGCCCAAACTGCTGCCGGCCGGAGAGGGCCGAACGAACGCAGCCGCGTGCGCCGACAGCCAGGGCATGCGGGTCTTATCGCCCAGAATGCTGCCGCCGCCGCGCTGGCTGCTGGGGTCCACGGCCAGCACGGCCAGTTTTTTGCCTTGGGTTTCGACCAAATAACGTCCTAGCGCCTCAATGAACGTGCTTTTGCCCACGCCCGGCACGCCCGTGATGCCCACGCGCAGGCTGCGCCCGGTGTGCGGCAGCAGGGCCTGCAGCACCTCCTGGCCCAGGAGCTGGTCGGCGGGTAAGGTGCTTTCGACCAGCGTGATGGCGCGGCCCAGCACCGTGCGGGAGCCGGCCAGGATGCCAGCGGCGTATTCGGCGGCGGAAAGACGTTTGGGAGGCAAAATATTGACGGGTAGGCGCTAGCTTGCGGCAGCAAAGAACGGACGTTTCGGCAGTCTGCGCTAGCAAACGGCAATAGTCGACCCGTTGGCCGGGTTGGGCGACTGCGGTGGGCGGCACGGGGTGGAGGCAGGTTCTTTGCGGCTGCCCTTCTCCTCCCACCTTCCAATCATTCACCTTTTCCTGCCTTCTGAATGAAAGCATCTTTCCACCACTTGTTGCTGGCCCTGGGGCTGGCCTTGCCGGGCACCGCCATGGCCCAAACCGAATTGGGTAATTTCTCGGCCGTGGGCCGGGGCGGGGTCATCAACACCTTTGCGCAGGGCTATCAGGCCATCGGCATCAACCCCGCCAACCTGGGCCGGTCCGGGGCGCCGCTCGTGTCGTTCACCCTCGCCGAGTTTGGGGCGGGCGCCGCGTCACGCACCCTGACCAAAGACATTTTTAAAAATATCATCACCAGCGACAGCCAGCCGCTCACACCCGGCCAGCGCACCGAGCTGGTGAATGCCCTCTCGGGGCCCGACGTGCTCAATGTGAACCTCGACGGCACCACGCTGGGACTGGCGGTGAACCTGCCCAATGGCCTGGGCGGCATTGCCATCAGCAACCGCCTGCGCAACAGCCTGCACCTGGGGCTGAACCCGAACGCGGCCGACATTCTGGTGAACGGCCAGAACGCGGCCATCGTGAAGCAGTATTACCCCACGCCCAACACCGGCACTACGCCCACGCCCACTAACCCCAACGCCCCGCTGGTGTCGACGGTGCTCGACGGCACGTCCATTCAGCTGGCGTCGACCAGCGAATACAGCATTTCCTACGGCGTGGAGGTGCTGAGCAAAGACGCCTTGCACGTGTCGGTGGGGGCGGGCTACCGCTACATTCAGGGGCTGGGCATTGTGGACGTGCGCGCCGAAAGTGGCAGCCTCTACGCCTTCACGGCCCTGTCGCCGGTGTTTGATATTGATTACGGCGCTTTGTCGGCCAACCCCAACTTCAACAGCGTGCGGGAGTCGGGCCTGTTCAAATCGGTGGGCAGCGGCAATGGCTTCGATTTGGGCGTGGCCGTGGAAGTGGGCAAGGGCCTGCGTTTCGGGGCTTCGGTCACCGACCTCGGCAACATGACCTGGACGGGCAACGTGGTGACAGCCAACGACCAGCGGCTGCAGCAGCTGCAGTCGCAGGGCGCCACCACCTACGACATTTTCAGCAGCCTCGCCGACCAGTTCGACACCGACAAGCAAACCCTGTTCACCTACGAAGCGGCCAAGGAGCGCAAGGCTGCCCTGCCGAGCAAGTTCCGCTTCGGGGCGGGCATGCGCGTGAGCAACCTGCTGGAAGTGGGCCTCGACGTGACCACGCCCCTCAACAAAGTGGCCGGCAACCTCACCGCCCCCTTCGTGGGCCTGGGCGTCGACTTCAAGCCCGTGAGTGGTATACGGCTGAGCAGCGGCGTGAGCGCCGGCGCCGGCTACGGCACCAACCTGCCCCTGGGCGTCACGTTCGTAACCTCGGTGTGGGAGGCTGGCATCAGCACGCGCGACGTGCTGGGGCTGTACAGCGACAAGTCGCCGTACTACTCAGTGGCAACGGGCATCCTGCGCTTCCGCTTTGGCGGCAACAAGGAAGAGCAGTAGCAACACCACTAAATAGCACGTCATGCTGAGCGCAGCCGAAGCATCTCTACCA
This DNA window, taken from Hymenobacter sp. 5317J-9, encodes the following:
- a CDS encoding DUF5723 family protein translates to MKASFHHLLLALGLALPGTAMAQTELGNFSAVGRGGVINTFAQGYQAIGINPANLGRSGAPLVSFTLAEFGAGAASRTLTKDIFKNIITSDSQPLTPGQRTELVNALSGPDVLNVNLDGTTLGLAVNLPNGLGGIAISNRLRNSLHLGLNPNAADILVNGQNAAIVKQYYPTPNTGTTPTPTNPNAPLVSTVLDGTSIQLASTSEYSISYGVEVLSKDALHVSVGAGYRYIQGLGIVDVRAESGSLYAFTALSPVFDIDYGALSANPNFNSVRESGLFKSVGSGNGFDLGVAVEVGKGLRFGASVTDLGNMTWTGNVVTANDQRLQQLQSQGATTYDIFSSLADQFDTDKQTLFTYEAAKERKAALPSKFRFGAGMRVSNLLEVGLDVTTPLNKVAGNLTAPFVGLGVDFKPVSGIRLSSGVSAGAGYGTNLPLGVTFVTSVWEAGISTRDVLGLYSDKSPYYSVATGILRFRFGGNKEEQ
- a CDS encoding S8 family serine peptidase, with the protein product MAFATRSSYSHLALLGLLTLTAFSSRAQTGEAMRRWQHLDLQADGVPGISADRAYRELLANRTPAPVLVAVIDSGIDSTHQDLKPILWRKPSEVAGNGLDDDKNGYVDDVRGWNFLGGKDGQNIAVETLEQTRIVAQYRAQFEGAKRKKLSPEDQAKFDQYLRAKKSFEKDLDAENKELAYLKEAFASNTFSFQKIKQALNVEVLDTAVLRRAMVTRPDVPSAPSLYAFLRRNQFDSADEALKSLNHALERSRNRVEKSLNPAYDPRPLVGDDVNNLTETGYGNPDSQGPDASHGTHCAGIIAGVRGNQLGADGVAPATVRIMSVRSTPSGDERDKDVANAIRYAVDNGAQIISMSFGKDFSPNKELVDAAMQYADQKGVLLVHAAGNSSLNTDKEQNFPSYRYLNGQDIPNQLTVGASSRLNTPALTATFSNYGQQTVDLFAPGVDIYSSTPANTYSTFSGTSMAAPVVAGVAAVLKAYFPQLTATQLKQVIMQSAVPYHTQVYKPGTKQLVDFATLSRTGGIVNLYEAVKLADKMTTLK
- a CDS encoding DUF5916 domain-containing protein — its product is MLRFLLCGWLVLWGGVALGQEKPAPAATSATTPAPKRQLQAMRISTPPKLDGVLDEAVWQSAPVATQFTELEPTPGRPEKYPTEVRVLYDDNAIYVGATMHDMAQDSILRELSNRDNIGNSDWFGVFVDTYNDHLNGYEFIVTSGGVQVDMRQSPANGEDGSWNAVWDSRTALHGTDWVAELRIPYSAIRFSKAPEQVWGLNFGRQRRASRQKFFWNEVKPQVSGFVNQWGELTGLKDLKPPLRLSLTPYVSAYVNHYPFNEQGKQNTTTSFNGGADVKWGINESFTLDATLVPDFGQVQSDNQVLNLSPFEVQYNENRAFFTEGTELFNKGNLFYSRRVGATPIGFGGVSGQLRTGARQLDGSRTGGEFIVQNPGVTRLLNATKVSGRTSKGLGIGVFNAISNDVYATVQDSTSGARRDVLTQPFSNYNIVVLDQSLKNNSYVSLINTNVTRAGQTYDANVTSALFRLANQKNTYAVNGGVVYSNRRGKVFGRNEEVADRDGYKYYVGFNKISGNFTWGADHGIESHSYNPNDLGLLFGNNNISQSLYANYRIYKPFWKVNRLSTYASLSYSLLEQPALYQDLGFYAGGNTTFTKKFLSVGVDFSAIPTTRDYYDPRRAPLGRYYVRKPANTGLSGFISSDYRKKFAYDISGGVRLFAADGNRTGRYSMSLTLSPRYRVNNQLSFIYALSMERNQNQIGYAGGLDGSLPYDNGFLTSFGGDAGDVLLGRRNVTTFTNTASGTYTFTNRMSFNIRLRHYVSNVHYRDFSRLHPDGLETPEPAYARNRDNTFNAFNIDAVYSWWFAPGSQVSIVWKNASASFFEANAATPLYFDNLNNTINTPHNNNVSIKVLYYLDYLALRPRRS
- the meaB gene encoding methylmalonyl Co-A mutase-associated GTPase MeaB codes for the protein MPPKRLSAAEYAAGILAGSRTVLGRAITLVESTLPADQLLGQEVLQALLPHTGRSLRVGITGVPGVGKSTFIEALGRYLVETQGKKLAVLAVDPSSQRGGGSILGDKTRMPWLSAHAAAFVRPSPAGSSLGGVARATREAMLLCEAAGHDVIFVETVGVGQSETAVHGMVDFFLLLLLAGAGDELQGMKRGIMEMADALCITKADQGNEQAARRAKVDYQSALHLFPAAPSGQVPPVLLTSAVSGTGLAEVWQAIETYAAATQPSGYFQRRRQQQQLQWLHQSIAQELETRFYADAAVRARLPALQADVAAGRVTPFAAATELLDLTGGGAGPTSPR